TGGGCCTGCTCGAGCCCTTCGGCGCTCCGGCGCCTCGGCCACCAGGACGGGTTGCCCCGGCCCTGACCGCCGAGCGCGGCGGAGACCCGGTCGAGGTAGATCGCCAGCACGACCACGGCCAGACCGCCCTCGATCGAGGCACCGATCTGGAGGCTCTGCACGGCCGAGACCACGATGCCGCCCAGGCCCTCACCGCCGACCAGACCGGCGACGACGACCATCGACAGCGCCAGCATGATCACCTGGTTGACACCCGCCATGATCGACGGCATGGCCAGCGGAAGCTGCACCTCCCGCAGGACCTCCCAGCGCGAGGCACCGAAAGCGGCCGAAGCCTCCACGGTTTCGCCGTCCACCTGGCGGATACCGAGCTGGGTCAGGCGCACCGCGGGCGGGGCCGCGAACACCACCGTGGCGATCATGCCCGGCACCGCGCCGATGCCGAAGAACAGCACCGTCGGCAGCAGGTACACGAAAGTCGGCACGGTCTGCATGAAGTCGAGCACCGGCGCGACGATCGCCCGCACCACCGGGTTGAACGCCGACCAGATGCCCACCGGAATGCCGATCAGCAGCGCCACCGCGGTGGCCAGCAGCACGGTGGCCAGGCTCTGCATCGTCTCGTACCACAGGTCCATCGAGTCGACCAGCAGCAGGCCCACCACGAGCAGCACGGTCAGGCCGATGCGCCGGGTGATCACCAGCGCGATCACGCCGAACACCACGGTCATCGGCAGCGGCTGGAGGCCCGCCACGATGTCGTAGGTCCAGCGCAGCAGGTGGCTCAGCACCGTGGTGAGCCAGTCGAAGAACCCGTCGAGATGGTCGGTGAGCCAGTCGATGACGTCCTCACCGTACTGGCCGATCTTGAGGTCAGGCATGGACGGCGGCCTCCTCGCGGGCCTCGGGAACGCTCGACAGACTGGACAGGATGGCCGCGCGGGGCACGACGCCGGCCAGCTTGCCGCCCTCGTCCACCACGGTGACCGGCACGACCTGGCGGCCGGCCAGGTGCATGAAGTCACCGATCACGGCGTCCGGCTTCACCGCGTGGTAGTCCTTGGTGACCGCCCGGGCCAGGTCTTTCTGGCCTCGCGTGATCGCGTCGTGCAGATGGGTGTCGGTGACCACGCCGAGCAGGTGCCCGTCGTCTTCCAGCACGAACGCGCCGGTGGCCTCGTTGTCGGCCAGGCGGGTGAGCGCCGCGCGCGGCTCCTCGCCCACCCGGAAGGTGAGCAGCGCGGGACGCACCAGGTCGGCGGCGGTGAGCACCCGGGCCCGGTCGACGTCGGCCACGAACTCGCTGACGTAGTCGTCGGCGGGCCGGGCGACGATCTCGACGCCGGCCCCGACCTGCACCACCCTGCCGTCGCGCATCACCATGATCCGGTCGCCGATCCGCATCGCCTCGTTCAGATCGTGCGTGACGAACACCGTGGTGCGCCGGTCCTCGGCCTGCAACTGCATGAGCAGGTCTTGCATGTCGCGGCGGATCAGCGGGTCGAGGGCCGAGAACGGCTCGTCCATCAGCAGAATCGGCGGGTCCACAGCCAGTGCCCGGGCCAGGCCGACCCGCTGGCGCATACCGCCCGACAGCTCGTGCGGGTACTTCGAGCCGCGGCCCGACAGACCCACCCGGTTCAGCGCGGCGTCGGCCTTCTCGAACCGCTCGCTCTTCGACACACCACGCACCTTCAGCCCGTAGGCCGCGTTCTCCAGCACCGTGCGGTGCGGGAACAGCGAGAAGTGCTGGAAGACCATGCCGATCTTCTGGTTCCGGATCTGCCGCAGCCGGGAATCGGGCACCCCGACGATGTTCTCGCCGTCGATCAGCAGCTCACCGGCGCTCGGCTCGTTGAGGCGGTTGATCATGCGCAGCACGGTGGACTTGCCCGAACCGGAAAGGCCCATCACGACGAACATCTCACCGGTCTCGATGGTGAAGTTCACGTCGTGCGCGCCGAGGTAGCCGCCGGCCTTCGCCACCGCCGCGGCCGGATCATCGTCCGCCAGAGCCCTTTTCGCCGCCCCGGCACTCAGCCCGTAGGCCTTGCTCAGTCCTTTGCCCTCGATCATTTGACGATCACCGACTCCGCGTCCTGTCCGTCGCTGGATTTCACGCCTTCGAGGAAGGCACTCACCTGGTCCGGGTTGGCCTCGATCCACGCCGCCGCGATGTCGCTCAGCGACTTCGACTCCTTGTCGTGGTCGTAGTAGAACTGCCCGGCCTCGTCCGTGGTGAACGTGAGGTTCTTCAGGAATGTGGCGATGTTCGGGTTGTCGTCCGACCAGCCCTTGCGCGACACCGTGCGGATCGTGCCCGCGCCGCCCCAGACCTTGTCCGGGTCTTCCAGGAACGTGGCCTTGAACTGCACGGTCATCCAGTGCGGGCTCCAGCCCAGGAACACGATGGCGTCCCCGGCCTTCTCCGCCTTCTCGACCTGCGCGAGCATCGCCGCGGTGCCGCTCTCGACCAGCTTCCAGTCGCCCAGGCCGTAGGCGTCGTCGTCGATCGCGTCCTGGATCGTCTCGTTGCCCGGCGAGCCGGCCTCGATGCCGTAGATCTTGTGGCCGAACTCGTCACCGTGCTCGGCCAGGTCGGCCAGCGACGAGATGCCCAGCCGCTGCGCCACGTCACCCGGCACGGCGGGCGCGTACTCGGTGCCCTCGAGGATGGTGCTGTCGACCACCACGTCGCCGGAGTCGATCAGGTCGCCGTAGGTGGGCTCCTGCGAGGGCCACCAGTTGCCCAGGTAGGCGTCGGCGTCGCCGGTCGAGACGGCCTGCGCGCCGAGCTCCACCGAGACCTCGTTGACCTTCACCGAGTAGCCCAGGTCCTCGAGGATCTGCTTGCTGATCTCGTTCTCCACCTGGAGGTCGACCCAGGGCTGCTGGATCAGCGTGACCGACTCGGAGCCGTCCTCACCGCCGCCCCCGCCGCCGATCAGGGCGAAGTCGCCCTTGTCCTCGGCGCTGGAGCAGCCCGCGGTCACCGCCGCCACGGTGACGCAGAGTCCTAGTGCCAGCAGCCTCAGACTGCGTCGTCTGCCCGGAGGCCTCATCCTGATTCTCCTTCTGCCGGTACTGCTGATGCCGTCGTCGGGGCAGAAACCGGCCCACCGGGCCAATTTCCGCTACGGGCCGTGCATGCGGCGCCGAAAGTTCCTGTGCCGGGCCGGTCGCTCACGCCTGCCTCACGTCCGGATGACGCCTGACTCCACGCTTGACTCACGTCTGCTCGCTTCGTCTGCGACGCACGGTTCGGGACGCACCACCTTGCCAGGAATCGCGCCGTGAGGCCCATTCAGGCGGCCCGTTACCACAGTGCGCCGAGGCAATGGACCCGGGCTCCGGAGCACCGCGCGCCAGGGGCTCCGGCCAGGCCGTCCGGGCCCGGAGTGGGTGATGTCACCCGGCCCAGGCCAATCGAATCACCGGCCGTGATCGACGGGTCACCGATCGACAGGCCGCGACGATGACGCCCAAAACCTGGGTACAGCAGCATCTTTCGACCACCTCCCGACCACAGAACGATCCCGGTCCGGAGAGAGGTTTTCACACACACGAAACAATGCCCACTCCAGGCATTTACATGTGACGGCTCGGTGTTCTACAGTGAAAGGCCGCTCTCTCCGCGCTGTCCTGATCGTGGCAGCCCCGTGCGAACCCGTCGATAGCCAGATCCCGGCGACGAAGACGCGTTCCCTCTCGTACCGATAGACGCAGTCTATGACTCGCCGAACATGGTCGCGGCGAGGTCACGAAAGTGCTCCCCAGGACTGCTGAGACCGCGGCGCCGCCAGATCAGGTGCACCGCCGCCACCGTCGGCCGCAGCAGCGGCAGCACCCGGGCCCCACGCCGGGCGGCGTCCTCGGCCAGTCCCTCCGGCAGCAGCGCCGCACCCGCCCCGGCCAGCACCAGCGGGATCACCGAGGCCAGGTGCGCGGTCTCCACGGCGATATCCGACGACTCGCCCGCCACCTCCAGCTCGGCCCCCAGCAGTTCCCGCAGCGCGGTGCCGCGCAGGGTGCAGATCAGCCCCAGCGGCACCAGCTCGGACACGCTCACCGTGGTCCGGCCGGGCAGCGCCTCCGGCGGCAGCACGGCCACCAGCCGATGCTCCACCAGCCAGTGGCTGTCGAGCAGCCCGGCCGGGGGCGTGCCGTCGATCAGCCCGAAGTCGGCGTCGCCCGAGCGGACCGCGTCCAGCACCTCGGACCGCCGCACCGGGTCACCCACACTGAACTGCACCGCCGGGTGGGCCTGCCGGAACCGGCCGATGATCTGCACCAGCGGCTCGATCGCCCACAGGGTGTTCGAGATGATCGTGAGCCGCCCGAACCCGACGTCGGTGACGCTGCGCACCGCGGTCGCGGCCAGCTGGAACGAGCGAACCGTGCGGCGGGCGGGCAGCAGCAGGGCCTGGCCGGCGGCGGTGAGCCGCACCCCGCGCCCCAGTCGCTCGAACAGCGGGGAACCCAGTTCGCGCTCCAGCAGCCCGATCGCGTGCGACAGGCTGGGCTGCGCGATCGTCAGGGCCGACGCGGCCCGGGTGAAGCTCCCGCACTCGGCGACGGCGAGGAAGTACTCCAGCTGGCGACGGTCCACCGGGCAAAGCTAGATGAGAATCGTCACCGGTCCTGGGGCACCCGGTCGAACCCCTGGAACCGGGTGCCCTGGAAGGTGAGACGACCGCGGTCGCCCTCCACCAGCGTCCCCCATTGGTGGCCGCTGACCAGGAACTCGGTGCGACGGTGGGCGGAGTGCTCGAAGGTGACGTAGTAGGCGGTGCTGGAGCTGTCCTGGCTGTGCCGGTGCTCGGTGCGCCTGGTCAGCAGCACGGCGTCGACCACCTCGACCGGCGAGTTGTTGTTGCGGGTCCACTGCCCCAGGCCCTTGACGACCGCCGTCGCGAACCCCAGCACGACGAGCAGCAGGATCAGGGCCATGCCACCGACCACGACCACCCCGAAGATGCCGAAGTCGTCCAGGAACGTACTGTCGCCCATGATGTGTCTCCTGCTGTCGTCGGGACGCGCCACCGTACAGACGTGGCCCGCCGTCAGGGTGATGCACGAGACCCGTGTGATCCTTCCGGCCCATCGTCCGGCGGCCGGGTGCGAGTGATGCACCGTTACTCTCTGACCATGAGCCACCTCGTCAACGATGTCGACAGCGCTGTGCAGGATTCGGTAGACGGCCTGGTCCGGGCCTCGGGCGGCAAGCTCGCCCGGCTCGACGGCTATCCCGACATCAAGGTCGTCGTCCGCACCGACTGGACCCGGGACCGGGTGGCGGTGGTCTCCGGTGGCGGCGCCGGGCACGAACCGGCCCATGCCGGGTTCGTCGGCCAGGGCATGCTGACCGCGGCGGTGTGCGGCGAGATCTTCGCCTCGCCGAGCGTCGACGCGGTGCTGGCCGCCATTCTGGCCGTCACCGGTGAACCGGGCTGTCTGGTGATCGTGAAGAACTACACCGGCGACCGGCTGAACTTCGGCCTCGCCGTCGAACGGGCCCGCGCGCTGGGCAGATCCGTCGAGATGGTCGTGGTCGGCGACGACGTGGCGCTGCCCGGCGCGCCCCAGCCCCGCGGCCTGGCCGGCACCCTGTTCGTGCACAAGAGCGCCGGCGCGCTGGCCGAGTCGGGGGCCTCGCTGGAGCAGGTGCACGCCGTCGCCGCCCGGGTGGCCTCCGGGGTGAAGACGCTCGGCGTCTCGCTCACCGGCGTCGCCATCCCGGGCCGCCCCTACACCGAGCGGGTCGAGACCGGCACGGCCGAGCTCGGTCTCGGCATCCACGGTGAACCCGGCGCGCAGACCGTCCAACTGGGGGACGCCGCCACGCTGGTGTCCTCGATCGCGGACTCCGTGGGTGCGGGCGTGGGTGACGGACCGGTCGCTCTCCTGCTCAACAACCTCGGTGGGGTGGCATCGCTCGAACTCGGCATCGTGCTGCGCGACCTGCTCGGCACCGCACTGGGTTCCCGCGCCGAGCTGCTCACCGGCCCGGCCCCGCTGATGACTTCCCTTTCGGCGCAGGGCTTCTCGGTGTCCGCCCTGCCGATCGACGAGGAACTGTCCGGCCTGCTGCGGGCGCCGGTCGCACCGCACCTCGCCTGGCCGGGGGCGCTGCCGGTCGGCGGCCTGACGGTGGCCGACCTGCCCTCGATCGAAACCCCCTCGTTCACACCCTCTTCCGATCCGGCGGTGCGTGACCTGCTGACGGCCGTCAGCCAGGCCGTGATCGACGCCGAGGAGACGCTGAACACCCTGGACTC
The sequence above is drawn from the Kineosporia corallincola genome and encodes:
- a CDS encoding ABC transporter permease; protein product: MPDLKIGQYGEDVIDWLTDHLDGFFDWLTTVLSHLLRWTYDIVAGLQPLPMTVVFGVIALVITRRIGLTVLLVVGLLLVDSMDLWYETMQSLATVLLATAVALLIGIPVGIWSAFNPVVRAIVAPVLDFMQTVPTFVYLLPTVLFFGIGAVPGMIATVVFAAPPAVRLTQLGIRQVDGETVEASAAFGASRWEVLREVQLPLAMPSIMAGVNQVIMLALSMVVVAGLVGGEGLGGIVVSAVQSLQIGASIEGGLAVVVLAIYLDRVSAALGGQGRGNPSWWPRRRSAEGLEQAQGQPAEARELAAAS
- a CDS encoding quaternary amine ABC transporter ATP-binding protein is translated as MIEGKGLSKAYGLSAGAAKRALADDDPAAAVAKAGGYLGAHDVNFTIETGEMFVVMGLSGSGKSTVLRMINRLNEPSAGELLIDGENIVGVPDSRLRQIRNQKIGMVFQHFSLFPHRTVLENAAYGLKVRGVSKSERFEKADAALNRVGLSGRGSKYPHELSGGMRQRVGLARALAVDPPILLMDEPFSALDPLIRRDMQDLLMQLQAEDRRTTVFVTHDLNEAMRIGDRIMVMRDGRVVQVGAGVEIVARPADDYVSEFVADVDRARVLTAADLVRPALLTFRVGEEPRAALTRLADNEATGAFVLEDDGHLLGVVTDTHLHDAITRGQKDLARAVTKDYHAVKPDAVIGDFMHLAGRQVVPVTVVDEGGKLAGVVPRAAILSSLSSVPEAREEAAVHA
- a CDS encoding ABC transporter substrate-binding protein, with protein sequence MAAVTAGCSSAEDKGDFALIGGGGGGEDGSESVTLIQQPWVDLQVENEISKQILEDLGYSVKVNEVSVELGAQAVSTGDADAYLGNWWPSQEPTYGDLIDSGDVVVDSTILEGTEYAPAVPGDVAQRLGISSLADLAEHGDEFGHKIYGIEAGSPGNETIQDAIDDDAYGLGDWKLVESGTAAMLAQVEKAEKAGDAIVFLGWSPHWMTVQFKATFLEDPDKVWGGAGTIRTVSRKGWSDDNPNIATFLKNLTFTTDEAGQFYYDHDKESKSLSDIAAAWIEANPDQVSAFLEGVKSSDGQDAESVIVK
- a CDS encoding LysR family transcriptional regulator translates to MDRRQLEYFLAVAECGSFTRAASALTIAQPSLSHAIGLLERELGSPLFERLGRGVRLTAAGQALLLPARRTVRSFQLAATAVRSVTDVGFGRLTIISNTLWAIEPLVQIIGRFRQAHPAVQFSVGDPVRRSEVLDAVRSGDADFGLIDGTPPAGLLDSHWLVEHRLVAVLPPEALPGRTTVSVSELVPLGLICTLRGTALRELLGAELEVAGESSDIAVETAHLASVIPLVLAGAGAALLPEGLAEDAARRGARVLPLLRPTVAAVHLIWRRRGLSSPGEHFRDLAATMFGES
- a CDS encoding DUF2500 domain-containing protein, with the protein product MGDSTFLDDFGIFGVVVVGGMALILLLVVLGFATAVVKGLGQWTRNNNSPVEVVDAVLLTRRTEHRHSQDSSSTAYYVTFEHSAHRRTEFLVSGHQWGTLVEGDRGRLTFQGTRFQGFDRVPQDR
- a CDS encoding dihydroxyacetone kinase subunit DhaK, producing the protein MSHLVNDVDSAVQDSVDGLVRASGGKLARLDGYPDIKVVVRTDWTRDRVAVVSGGGAGHEPAHAGFVGQGMLTAAVCGEIFASPSVDAVLAAILAVTGEPGCLVIVKNYTGDRLNFGLAVERARALGRSVEMVVVGDDVALPGAPQPRGLAGTLFVHKSAGALAESGASLEQVHAVAARVASGVKTLGVSLTGVAIPGRPYTERVETGTAELGLGIHGEPGAQTVQLGDAATLVSSIADSVGAGVGDGPVALLLNNLGGVASLELGIVLRDLLGTALGSRAELLTGPAPLMTSLSAQGFSVSALPIDEELSGLLRAPVAPHLAWPGALPVGGLTVADLPSIETPSFTPSSDPAVRDLLTAVSQAVIDAEETLNTLDSYVGDGDTGSTFATAAHRVLAVLDDLPLAERPALFSALSGILATSMGGSSGVLGSVFFAAAGSASAEGVSVARALRAGIDAMQTYGGAAEGDRTMLDALIPAVAVLLEGGSPADAAQAAEAAAVRTASMTSARAGRSAYVPAEHLADVQDPGAAAVSVMFAAAARS